Genomic DNA from Choristoneura fumiferana chromosome 19, NRCan_CFum_1, whole genome shotgun sequence:
TATGATGAAGCGAAGAAGGCCTTCAAATGGTTAAGAGGTGATGGAGTTGAGCAACAAGCAGAATTAGACGCGATGATAGAAGCGCAGAAGAAAGAGAAGATAACATCAGAGAGGGAAAAACGAGAGGAGAAGAAGTTCCTGAAGAAATTTGTAGATTCGATCAAGGAAGTCATGAAGATATTCAAGAAGAAAGAGTTCTTCAAGCCTTCGATTATAGCTATAAGTATGTTGATAGTATTCGAATTCGGTGGCGCCCACATGGTACCTGCGTACGGCAATGATATTCTTAAAGcggttttgaataaaaaagatGCAAGTGACGTGGTTTGGCAATTCACAGTTATTGATTTGCTAAGAACTGTGTGCGCTTTCTTTGCTATATTCCTTTTAAAGTTTTTCAAGCGCAGAACGATTCTTTTTACCAGTGGTGTTATGACTGTATTATCTTTAACATCAATTTCAGTATTCGTTTATTTAAGGCAATCCTCAATAGTAACAAACTCGTGGTTTTTAGATGCAGTTCCTATGACTTTGATGGTTTTGTACACTTTGTCGTTTTGTTTAGGTTTAGTTCCATTAACGTGGGTGATATGCGGGGAAATATTTCCTTTAGCTTACAGAAGTTTAGGTTCAACTCTGTCTACATCATTTCTAACTCCATCTTTTGTAGTATCTATGAAGACAGCTCCACACTTGTACTCTTCAATTGGAGTGCAAGGAGCGTTCTTGGTATATTCAGCTTTGTTAACAGTTTGTCTAGCCATCATTTATGCTTTACTACCTGAAACTAAAGACCGAACATTGCAAGATATTGAAAACAGTTTTAAAGGTAAGAATGGTAAAGATATTGAGTCAGAAGTGGCACTTATGGACAAAGATGTTGTGAAATAAAGTAGTAAGCAAAGTGTCAGCGGGAAATCGTTCCTTAATAAATTGATGCCATAGTCTAAATTAACGCCACACCCACTCCACGTGGCAAAAACAGTTACACTACTATTTGCTTTGTAACTAACGAATGTGATATGTTTATCAATAAGtacatccttactaatattataaatgcgaaagtaactctgtctgtctgtctgtctgtctgtctgtctgttaccctttcacgtcgaaactactgaaccgattttgatgaaatttggtatataggtagtttgaaccccaaggatcaacataggataccttttattccggtagagggcgccaccgcgcgataacctagatccgcgcagacgtagtcgcgggcataagctagttataGATATTCTCTTTTACCAGTAGCCCGGCCAATACACTCCTACTTTTTTTCGATTTACTGccctagctgacgcggtttgctgGGAGCGGGCGGAAGCCtattgaaatagaaaatatagaaatagaaatagaaacgtttattcgctaattcgcaaattaaaacaagtataaaataaatattaatgacagtatttgcgaaatcgcgaaacggtctcagctcagcatagtgtagTGTATTGCAAAATAGTATGAGCTTGAGCAGCGCTCTGCGCGTCGCGATGACAgattgtacctgcacccgcgcccgcaggcgtgcgcccgcgcagtgcgCAGTGCACCCGCGACAGCTAGCCCTTAggatataaaaaccggccaacggccaagcgcgagtctaATAAAGTCTAGTCAGACTCGCGTACTGAGGGTTCTGCACAAATTAAAGGATTTATAGGTATCTATCTGGTGTCTATTATCCAGTGTAAGCAGTGTGAGGTTATGATTGGCGAttaacacagacagacataaaaattaagattttcagccTGTTTTAACTGTTGTGCTTgtttaaacatacaaatacaggTAGAggaggtagagtcattcacgatgacgcgtgccgtggttctttaTTCGTgggtcattaatgtctaattttgacaaaatcacgcgtcttcgtggatggcactaggtatagcgaACGAGAAGTGGGGTACATTGAAATTGGCTAAttacgaaataaatattatataaagcgAATGCTGATGGCGCAAATTAGTCCAATGACTATGACCCATTTACGATGTACTCTCATACATTTCTATAATTTCGACCAATGGAGTTAGAAACACGATAGgcacaaatcaacgcacgtaaaaagagctcctggagatatacctgcgcagtgagcgaaatactaCGGACCAAAtcggcggcggagcagtgggggacgcgggagggggcgtacgagcgcgcgcggccgtcacgccattggcttgttagttgacagatgcgcaagtTTATCCCCTCCACtggccacccagagctctttttacgtacGTTTTCATCaaagtaaaagttaaaatatctgtAGATATTCAAtgtaggctataacaagcacttatgattatgaatgtGAAACAAAATGTACCACCGGCTTGGAAAAAACTCTGTCGAGAAGAGTCCGGCAAGActacaaatatgtttattttgcataaaatgtgGTACATAGAGTtggtaataaattattattaaataaatatgtttaatgtttatttgggcaaacaacgttaaacgtTATAACGAGTACTTGTACTTAGCGTCAAAAATTTGCCCCTctgcatacaaaattattaagtaggtacttcttACTGCATGAGgaccagatttttgccgctcagtatatgttTTAAAACCGATTTATAACGCATGCAACATGAAATTCagtatgtaatttttaggatCTCGCCATGATTTTTGGAAAATACCGGAATTTAAATTCTGCTAAACGTGGTTTAGATACCTAGGATGATAAATGCATACGTACATattacgttaaaaaaaatgattcagTTCAAAAGGCATTTTCACTAAAACGTTTAccctttctttatttttccgttttggaaaaatatggtttttactgctcagaatcaaaagcacaatcgattccggtGGTTTAAAGAAATATCCcaatcaaaaatgacagttttcgacgttttttttatacactcGATATTGGgcatcacaaaactgactcataaaatttgtatgaaaaaattaaatacattttgaaagaaaacgtacacgttttttttgaaaacgcccctAAACATGGTCCATTAAACCGcctaaaatcttttattttttaattattttatacctaattaaGTAAAGTTCTCAGTTTGCTCTTTTATTGCTTAACAAACGtaataatatagtaaaaaaa
This window encodes:
- the LOC141438696 gene encoding facilitated trehalose transporter Tret1-like, with the translated sequence MKQFIKQAFVVSGAALNIAGHGCAHGYPAVLFAQLSDARAPLHLTPTDISWIGSAVGAMGIVGNFISPVLMSRFGRQKANLISILPALLGWIVFVLANSVPMFLVARLLHGLALGLRTPLAAILVAEYTDPKYRGAFLGTFAISLGLGIFLSHIWGAHLTWKVTAMVCAMFPVIALGIISLSPESPSWLVSKGKYDEAKKAFKWLRGDGVEQQAELDAMIEAQKKEKITSEREKREEKKFLKKFVDSIKEVMKIFKKKEFFKPSIIAISMLIVFEFGGAHMVPAYGNDILKAVLNKKDASDVVWQFTVIDLLRTVCAFFAIFLLKFFKRRTILFTSGVMTVLSLTSISVFVYLRQSSIVTNSWFLDAVPMTLMVLYTLSFCLGLVPLTWVICGEIFPLAYRSLGSTLSTSFLTPSFVVSMKTAPHLYSSIGVQGAFLVYSALLTVCLAIIYALLPETKDRTLQDIENSFKGKNGKDIESEVALMDKDVVK